From the Micromonospora echinofusca genome, the window CGGGCGTCGTCACGGAATGACAGGGAGCAAGATGCACTCCGTACGTTGCCCGTCGCCGCCGGATCGCCCGGCAGTGGGTAATTCCCCGCCGGCGATGATCGCTTCTCGGGTCGGTGAAGGGCCAATGACGTCACGCGGTTACCGGACGACATCCCGGTCCAGCGTCGCGCTGGGGAGGACGACTATCGGACCGGCCCGTGGAAGCGGGGTGGAAACGGTCGTGGCGCAACGAGCCGGAAACGCGTTCCCTCTCCCGGTCAATTCGCGACAGGACGGTGTCACCCGCCGGATAGGCTCGCGACCGTGACCGATCCCGCGCAGCTCACCCATGTCGATCCGGCGGGCGCGGCCCGCATGGTCGACGTCTCCCCGAAGGCGGTCACCGGCCGCCTGGCCGTCGCCGCCGGCCGGCTCCGCACCACCAGAGAGGTCGTCGAGCTACTGCGCCGCGACGGGCTGCCGAAGGGCGACGCGCTGGCGGTCGGCCGCCTCGCCGGCATCATGGGCGCGAAGCGCACCCCCGAGCTGATCCCGCTCTGCCACCCCATCGCCCTGCACGGCGTCACGGTCGACCTGACCCTCACCGACGACACCGTCGAGATCACCGCCACCGCGCGGACGGCCGACCGCACGGGCGTGGAGATGGAGGCGCTGACGGCGGTGGCCGTCGCCGGGCTGGCGCTGATCGACATGGTCAAGGCGGTCGACCCGGCGGCCAGCGTCGACGCGGTCCGGGTGCTGCGCAAGGAGGGCGGCAAGACCGGCCTGTGGGTGCGCCCGCAGGAGCGGTCGTGATCCGCGCGCGGGTGGTCGTGGCGTCGAACCGGGCCGCCGCCGGTGTGTACGCGGACACCAGCGGCCCCCTGCTCGTGGCCGGTCTGCGCGACCTCGGCTGCGAGGTGGACGGGCCGGTGGTGGTGCCCGACGGCGAGCCCGTGGGCGAGGCGCTGCGGGCCGCCCTGGCCGACGGGATCGACGTCGTGCTGACCAGCGGCGGCACGGGGATCAACCCCTCCGACCGCACGCCCGAGGTGACCCGGGCGCTGCTCGACCACGAGGTCCCCGGCATCGCCGAGGCGATCCGGGCGCACAGCCGCCACAAGGTCCCCGCCGCCGCGCTCTCCCGGGGGCTCGCCGGCGTCGTCGGCCGGATGCTGGTGGTCAACCTGCCCGGCTCGACCGGCGGGGCCAGGGACGGTCTCGCCGTACTCGGGCCGATCCTCAGCCACGCCGTCGACCAGCTCCGCGGCGGCGACCACTGACGACCGGCCCGGCCCACGGCCAACCGGTGGGCGCGGTGCCGCTGACGGCGCGAGCGGGGCGCCCCACCGTTAGGCTCGGCCGGTGAGCACGGAAACCGTACCGGCCGCCGAGCCGGTCAGCGCGCCCCCGCCCGCCGGCTGGGAGGAGGCCCGGTCCCGGGTGTACGCCGTCGGCCTGGCCGCCGCGCTGCCCGCCGTCAGCCGGCCGCTCGCCGAGACCGACGGGCACACCCTCGCCGAGCCGCTGGCCACCCGTACGGACCTGCCCGCCTTTCCCACCTCCAGCGTCGACGGCTGGGCGGTGCGGGGTGCCGGTCCGTGGCGGCCGGTCGGGCGGGTGCTGGCGGGCGGCACCCCCGCCCCGCTGGCCGACGACGGGACGACCGTCGAGATCGCCACGGGCGCGATGGTGCCGGAGGGCGCCACGGCCGTGCTGCGGGTGGAGGAGTCCCGCCGTACGCCGGAGGGGCTCGTCGACGGCACGCCCCGGCCGGCGCCGGAGTGGCGGGAGCCGGGCGAGGAGGCGTACGCCGGGGAGGAACTCGTGCCCGCCGGCACGCCGGTGGACCCGGCGGTGATCGGCCTGGCTGCCTCCTGCGGGCACGACCGGCTGTTGGTACGGCGCCAACCCCGCGCCGCGCTGCTGGTCTTCGGCGACGAACTGCTGACCGCCGGCCCGCCCGGCGCCGGGCGGGTGCGCGACGCGCTCGGGCCGGCGGTGCCGGCGTGGCTGCGCCGCTACGGCTGCCTCGTCCGCCCCTCGGACGTGGTGGGCCCGGTTGCGGACACGCTCCCCGCGCACGTGGCGGCGCTGCGCGCCGCGCTGGGCACCGCCGACCTGGTGTGCACGACCGGCGGCACGATGC encodes:
- a CDS encoding MogA/MoaB family molybdenum cofactor biosynthesis protein — encoded protein: MIRARVVVASNRAAAGVYADTSGPLLVAGLRDLGCEVDGPVVVPDGEPVGEALRAALADGIDVVLTSGGTGINPSDRTPEVTRALLDHEVPGIAEAIRAHSRHKVPAAALSRGLAGVVGRMLVVNLPGSTGGARDGLAVLGPILSHAVDQLRGGDH
- a CDS encoding molybdopterin molybdotransferase MoeA, giving the protein MSTETVPAAEPVSAPPPAGWEEARSRVYAVGLAAALPAVSRPLAETDGHTLAEPLATRTDLPAFPTSSVDGWAVRGAGPWRPVGRVLAGGTPAPLADDGTTVEIATGAMVPEGATAVLRVEESRRTPEGLVDGTPRPAPEWREPGEEAYAGEELVPAGTPVDPAVIGLAASCGHDRLLVRRQPRAALLVFGDELLTAGPPGAGRVRDALGPAVPAWLRRYGCLVRPSDVVGPVADTLPAHVAALRAALGTADLVCTTGGTMHGPVDHLHPALEALGADYVVNTVAVRPGFPMLLARLADADGRVRFVAGLPGNPQSAIVALVSLVAPLLAGLAGRPMPVLPHVTLAEPVRGRGAYTHLALVRVDRTAGTAQPVRHVGSAMLRGLAGADGFAVIRPGTSGEPGDRVPVVPLPLLPGERAW
- the moaC gene encoding cyclic pyranopterin monophosphate synthase MoaC, which produces MTDPAQLTHVDPAGAARMVDVSPKAVTGRLAVAAGRLRTTREVVELLRRDGLPKGDALAVGRLAGIMGAKRTPELIPLCHPIALHGVTVDLTLTDDTVEITATARTADRTGVEMEALTAVAVAGLALIDMVKAVDPAASVDAVRVLRKEGGKTGLWVRPQERS